The genomic interval ATCGACGAGATCACCATCGTGTCGCCGGACGTCGGCGGCGTGGTGCGCGCCCGCGCGCTGGCCAAGCGCCTGGACGCCGATCTGGCGATCATCGACAAGCGGCGTGAGCGCGCCGGCGTGTCGGAGGTGATGAACATCATCGGCGACGCCAACGGCCGCCGCTGCATCCTGATCGACGACATCGTCGACTCGGGCGGCACGCTGTGCAACGCCGCTGTCGCGCTGATGGAGGCCGGCGCCAAGTCGGTCCACGCCTTCTGCACCCACGGCGTCCTGTCGGGCGGGGCGGTCGCCCGCGTCGCGGTATCGCCGCTGGAACAGTTGGTCACCACCGACAGCATCCAGGCGACGGAGGCGGTGCGCGTGTCGCGCAATATCCGCCAGCTGACCATCGCCCCCCTGCTCGCCGAAGCCATCATGCGCATCAGCGAAGAGCGGTCGGTGTCGAGCCTGTTCTCCTAAGAACGGCTGTTCTTCAGAAAGGGCCCTTTCCCGGTGGGAGAGGGCCTTTTTTACTGCGTGCTGGCAACTTTCATCCCCCGCCCAGCCCATGGAAGTCGTTCGCCGTCACCTGCCCGCCGGTGGCGGCGGCGATGCGGGCCATCACGGCGGGACGGGGAACGCGGCGGCCATGGCGGTAACGGTTGACCGTCGCCTGACTCGTCCCGATCAGGGCGGCAAAGGCCTCTTCCTTGGTGGCGGTCCGGGTAAGCCAGTCATCGAGCGTCATACCGCAATGGTTTAGACCAGGGCGGCTTCTGCGCGCAACTGGATTTATTCCATCGAGATGGACTTTCCAAAGCCGTTTTGGTATGAACGGCCCATGACCACAATGCGCGAACTGCGGCAGGCCGCCGGACTGAGCCAGGAGAAGCTGGCCGAGTTGGCGGGCACCTCCCAGCCTCAGATCAACAAGCTGGAGACCGGCCAGCGCAAGATGACCGTCGACTGGGCGGTGAAGCTTGCCGGTCCGCTGGGCGTCGAGCCGGCGGTCCTGCTCGGCCTCGATTTGCCGGCGGCCTCGGGGACCGCGGCACGGCCTGCCCGGCCGCCGCTTCCCCCGCTGCTTCGGGCCGCGGCGGTTCCGCAGGTCCCGGCCACCGCGTCGATGCCGGTGCGGGCGGCGGCACGCGGCGGGGTGGACCAGGAGATGTTTCTGGAAGATGGCCCCATCGACTGGATCGCCCGTCCCGACTATCTGAAGAACGCGCGCGATCCGTACGCCATGTATGTCGTCGGCGAGTCGATGATGCCGCGCTTCCGGCCCGCGCAGCTTCTGCACGTCAATCCGCACAAGCCCCCGGCGCCGGGGGCCGGGGTGGTGATGGTCAAATGCAACAAGGCCGTGCTGGTGAAGGAGTTCGT from Azospirillum sp. TSH100 carries:
- a CDS encoding helix-turn-helix transcriptional regulator; translation: MTLDDWLTRTATKEEAFAALIGTSQATVNRYRHGRRVPRPAVMARIAAATGGQVTANDFHGLGGG
- a CDS encoding LexA family transcriptional regulator, yielding MTTMRELRQAAGLSQEKLAELAGTSQPQINKLETGQRKMTVDWAVKLAGPLGVEPAVLLGLDLPAASGTAARPARPPLPPLLRAAAVPQVPATASMPVRAAARGGVDQEMFLEDGPIDWIARPDYLKNARDPYAMYVVGESMMPRFRPAQLLHVNPHKPPAPGAGVVMVKCNKAVLVKEFVRRGTDVVILREYRPADREFSVPLEEIDTLHTVVGLQEP